Proteins encoded by one window of Massilia sp. NR 4-1:
- a CDS encoding efflux RND transporter periplasmic adaptor subunit: MRSVPRYTPLAAAIVSLTLLAACGDKKNASNAPPPPPTVSVITVAAASVAISDELPGRVEASRIAQVRARTPGIVLQRVFKEGGDVKAGETLFRIDPAQTQATFDSAGAAVAKAEANLAQAELKVKRYKPLLAAQAVSQQEYDDALTAQKQASADLATARATRQTASLNLGYTTVTAPISGRVGRALVTEGALVGQGEATPLAVVQQLDPIYVTVTQSSTELLRLKQALADGKLKSAGKDQARVTLVTEDGREYPQAGKLLFSDVAVDESSGSVSMRAEFPNPSRNLLPGMYVRAHLEQGVNEAAITVPQQAVVRGAEGATVMIVGADNKVTAQPVKADAAQDNRWIINSGLKGGERIIVEGFQKAKPGGTVNPVPWQAPAAGKGGTPANGAAPGAAQANGGAPGAAASAPATPAKAAASAPAASAK; encoded by the coding sequence ATGAGATCTGTCCCTCGTTACACGCCCCTAGCTGCCGCCATTGTTTCCCTCACCCTGCTGGCAGCTTGCGGCGACAAGAAAAACGCCAGTAACGCGCCGCCACCTCCTCCCACCGTTTCGGTCATCACCGTTGCCGCCGCTAGCGTCGCCATCAGCGACGAGCTGCCCGGCCGTGTGGAGGCGTCGCGCATCGCCCAGGTGCGCGCGCGTACCCCCGGCATCGTGCTGCAGCGCGTCTTCAAGGAAGGCGGCGATGTGAAAGCGGGCGAAACCCTGTTCCGCATCGACCCGGCCCAGACCCAGGCCACCTTCGACAGCGCCGGCGCCGCCGTCGCCAAGGCCGAAGCCAACCTGGCCCAGGCCGAGCTGAAAGTGAAGCGCTACAAGCCGCTGCTGGCCGCGCAAGCCGTCAGCCAGCAGGAATACGACGATGCGCTGACCGCGCAGAAGCAGGCCAGCGCCGATCTGGCGACAGCCCGCGCCACGCGCCAGACCGCCAGCCTGAACCTGGGCTATACCACCGTGACCGCGCCGATCTCCGGCCGCGTCGGCCGCGCCCTTGTTACCGAAGGCGCGCTGGTGGGCCAGGGCGAAGCGACGCCGCTGGCCGTGGTGCAGCAGCTCGACCCCATCTATGTGACCGTGACCCAGTCTTCCACCGAGCTGCTGCGCCTGAAGCAGGCGCTGGCCGACGGCAAGCTGAAAAGCGCCGGCAAGGACCAGGCGCGCGTCACCCTCGTGACCGAGGATGGCCGCGAATATCCGCAGGCCGGCAAGCTGCTGTTCTCTGACGTGGCGGTGGATGAAAGCTCCGGCTCCGTCTCGATGCGCGCCGAATTCCCGAATCCGAGCCGCAACCTGCTGCCCGGCATGTATGTGCGCGCCCACCTGGAACAGGGCGTGAACGAGGCGGCCATCACCGTGCCGCAGCAGGCCGTGGTGCGCGGCGCAGAAGGCGCGACCGTGATGATCGTGGGCGCCGACAACAAGGTGACGGCGCAACCGGTGAAGGCCGATGCCGCGCAGGACAACCGCTGGATCATCAACTCCGGCCTGAAAGGCGGTGAGCGCATCATCGTGGAAGGCTTCCAGAAGGCCAAGCCGGGCGGCACCGTCAATCCGGTGCCATGGCAAGCTCCCGCCGCAGGCAAAGGCGGCACGCCGGCCAACGGCGCGGCTCCTGGCGCGGCGCAAGCGAATGGCGGCGCCCCTGGCGCAGCGGCAAGCGCCCCGGCAACTCCGGCCAAGGCCGCCGCTTCCGCCCCCGCGGCAAGCGCCAAGTAA